The genomic window GTCGAAGGTCATCGATTCAGCGTGCCCGTCTGGGGCCGGCATCACCTGACCAGTGCCCTGGCGGCCGTGGCGATCGGCCGGGCCTTCGGATTGTCGGTGGCCGAGATCAGTCGGGCCTTGTCGGACTTTGAGCCGCCGCCGATGCGCTGTCAGGTCGACAGCTTCGGCGCGGCGCGCGTGATCAACGACGCTTACAACTCGAACCCATTGGCGATGCGAGCCGCGCTGGAAGTGCTGCGCGAGGATCCGTCGATGGGACACCGGATCGTCGTGTGCGGCGACATGCGAGATTTGGGCGACGACGCCCCGCGGTTGCACCGACAAACGGGTGACGAAGTCGTGACCGTCTGTGGGGCCGACATGCTCGTGGCCTGCGGCGATCACGCCGAAGACATGGTGGCGGGCGCCATCGCGGCAGGTATGCCGCGCGAGCGAGCCGTCGCTTGCCGGGTGCCTGAGGATGCCGAGCCCGTTCTGGCGCGGATCGTCGGCCCTGGCGATGTGGTCCTGGTTAAAGGTTCGCGCGCGATGAACATGGAGCGACTGCTGGCCGGGTTCCCGAAGCCAGCCCGTCGCGCCGCGTGAGCGAATTAAATCCGTCGGAAGCAATTCCGATCACGTCTTAGCGTTTCGCGTTAACAACAATACACGTCAGATTGCTGCAAGCTCCATCGACTGTGCGCTGGATTGCGGGATCCTGCGCGCTGCCCACTCTCCTGGGTAGGAGCATTTAGCTTGTTGGAATCAGCGGCTACTGGGTCAGCCGCTCCGACAAGTGCTTCGCGATGGAGCTTAATACTGAGCACCGGAGCGGCTGCAATGGCCGCTCCGGTGGCTCAGGGAACACGCTCGACACCGGTCGCGGCCGAAAAGGGCCCGACCGGTGTCGATTGCATTTAAGGGCCGCGCATGTCCGAGTTTGTTGCCGATCCCGTGATGCGTGCGATGGCAGCGGCCGCTGCGGCCGGCCTGTTCATGGCCGGCATTCGCCCGGCGGCGATTCGTTTCTTGCGTCGATGCTGCCGCGAGCCGCTCAAAAGCGATTCGGCACGCCTCGACGCCCTGCACCACGCCAAGGACGGGACGCCCACGATGGGCGGGCTGTTCCTTGTTGCGGCGATCGTGCTGGGCGTAGTCCTATGCGGCGCCTGGCGGGATGCTGGTGTCTGGTTGGCGCTGGTCGTCATGTTGGGGATGGCCGCGGTCGGCGCCGTCGACGATTTGGTGAAACTGCGCACCCGCCGCGCCGGGTTAGGTTGGCGCGGCAAACTGCTGGGACAACTCGTTGTCGCCGCGATTCCCGCAATCGGCTTCTCTGCCGGCTGGTGCGCGCCGGCCGACGAATCGTTGCTCATATTCCCCGGCGCGGGCGCACTGGCCGATTCCTGGTTGATTATTCCTTGGGTGGGACTGGTAATCGTGGCCACGGCCAATGCGGTGAACATAACTGACGGGCTCGACGGATTGGCCACAGGGTGCGTCCTCTGCGCCGTCCTCGCCGTGGGCGTGATCACGACGTTTTGCATCACCGGCCCGCAGCGCGAATTGATCGTCGTGGCCGGCGCTTCGGCGGGCGCCTTGATCGGATTCTGGCCCTGGAATCGGTATCCTGCGCGAGTCTTCATGGGAAACACCGGGTCGCTTGCGCTCGGTGGATTATTGGGATTCCTGGCTCTAGCGACCGGCACGGAAATGTGGCTGCCGCTCATCGGCGCGGTCTTCGTGGCCGAGGCCGTGAGCGTGATCGTGCAAATCGTCAGCTTTAAAACGCGCCGCCGCCGCGTTCTCCTTTGCGCACCTTTGCACCATCACTTCGAGTTTCTGGGGTGGCCGGAAACGAAAATCGTGCGGCGATTCTGCGCGGCGGCTACCGGATGCGCGGCACTGGCGGTGGTGATGAACCTGGCCGGGTCCGCATTGCTGCGTTCTTTGCCGGAGGCGAAATTGGCACAGGTTGCCGGCCAAACCACCGCGCAACAGGCTAATTCTCAAATCCCGCGCCGACTGGAGGAAGGAATTCGTTAGGCTATGCGCACCGCTCGCTCAACGAGATTTCCGCTGCACGTAGTTTTCGCGGGCGGCCTGACGGGCGGGCATCTTTTTCCGGCTCTGGCCGTGGCTGAGCAATTGATTGCCGAGAGCCCCGACGCGCGGATATCCTTCCTCGGTCCTGGGACGGCATTGGAACGCACGGAAGTGTCTCGCGCCGGTTACGAGCATCTGACGATCTCCTGCCCACGAGCGCCGAAGGGCATGGCGCAGGTTGCCGGTTTTGGATATCGCATGCTGCAAGGTTATCGCACTGCCCTCGCCTATTTGCGCCGTCAACATGTTTCGATCGTTGTCGGCTTAGGTAGCTTCGGCAGCGTGCCGGCCGCATTGGCCGCGCGACGATTGCGTTTGCCGCTGGTGCTTCTGGAACAAAACGCGATCGTGGGTCGGGCGAATCGCCGGCTGGCGCCCTTGGCGAATCTGCTCTGCCTGAGCTTCGACGATGTCGCGCGGCAGCGCGGCAATCGAAGCGCGTTGGGACGCTGCCCGACGTTGGTGACCGGCACGCCGGTACGCGCCGCGTTTCGCACCGTGCGGTCGAGTGCCTGGCAACGACCGCGACTTGTGGTCACCGGTGGCAGCGGCGGGGCGCGACTGCTCAATCAAAGCGTGCCGGCGGCGCTCGCCAAACTCGGTTCGCAAATCACGGATTGGGAAATCATCCATCAAACCGGAGCGGCCGATGAAGCCTCCACCGCGGCAACCTACCGGGCCGCGGGCATTCGGGCTGTGGTACGCTCTTTCTGCGAGGACCTGGCAACTGTGCTGGCGCATGCAGACCTTGCCATTTCTCGCGCCGGCGGATCGACCCTGGCGGAACTGGCCACGATGCGGGTTCCACCCGTCTTGGTTCCGCTCGAAACGGCGCTAGATGACCATCAGCGTCATAACGCCCGCGCATTTGCCGCGGCGGGCGCTGCCGTCATGGTCGACGACGCCACGGAGCCGGTTGCCCTGTCGAAGTATCTGGCGGTTGCGCTCGCGCCGCTCGTGGAAAGGCCATGGCGCCGGCGTGCCATGCAAGATGCGCTGAGGAATCTCGCCCGACCCGATGCAGCGTTGCGAATCAGTCATCTGATCCAGCAATTTACGTGCGGCACAGATCGCGGAAACTGCGCAGTCGCCCCTTTCGCGCCAGATTCCATTGACGCTTTCGCGGCCTAAGTCGTACGATCTCCGCTTTGCGCGACGGCCACGCGGCCGAAGGGGCCCGCGGCGTGAAGCGCACCTGCGTTTCGCTCCTGCCTGGACCGGAGTCGCGCAACGCCTGCGATTGCGGCGAAATAACGAACTTGATCGCGCCATTCCATAACGTGTCGGTGCAACAGATGCACCCGCTGAGCCTTCCAGGCCAAGCCCATCTCATCGGCATCGGCGGTGCGGGCATGCAGGCCCTGGCCCAAGTATTGCTCGATCGCGGTTGGCGACTTTCCGGATCGGACACAAGTGTGGCGGGCGTCAGGTGGTTGCGCGATCGTGGGGTCGATGTGCATAGCGGCCATGCCGAGGCGGCCGTCTGCAAGCGCAGCGGTGGCGTGGTCTACAGTGACGCAGTGAACGCCGACAACGTCGAACGACAAAAGGCCGCGCGATTGGGGCTCGCCGAGTTCAGTTATCCGCAAGCCCTTGGTGTCTTGATGGCCGAGCGGCGCGGCCTGGCCGTGGCTGGCACGCATGGCAAATCCACCGTGACCGCGATGATTGCCAAGATCATGGAGCGAGCGGGGTTTGATCCGACCGTGATCTGCGGCGCCGCGCCGGCCGGTGCAAATTCCGGAGGTCGAGGCGGCGCGGGGGAATGGCTAGTCGCCGAAGCATGCGAGTATCGGGAGAATTTCCGGCACCTGCGCCCCGAACTAGCCGTGGTCTTGGGAATCGAGATCGACCATTTCGACTACTATTCTTCGCGGGCGGAACTGTCGGCGGCGTTTCGACGATTTGTCGCGCAAGTGCCGGACGCTGGGGTCGTCCTCGCCAATGCCGATTGTCAGGCCACGCGCCGCGCTACGGCCGACTGCCGGGCCCAGCGGCTCACGTTCGGCGTCTCCTCGGCGGATGCCGATTGGCAGGCTCGAGCCATCAAGCATATTCACGGGCGATACAGCTTCGAAATCTGGCACCACGGGGCACGGGTTGCCGAGGTGCTTTTGCAGGTGCCGGGACGGCATCAAGTGGTTAACGCCTTGGCGGCCGCCGCGGCGGCACGCGCAGCGGGTGTGCCGATCGAAGGCATCGTGGCCGGCTTGGAAGGATTTCGCGGCTTACGGCGGCGGCTCGAATTCGTCGCTCGCGCTGGTGGAATCGAATTATGGGACGATTACGCCCACCACCCGACCGAAGTGCGTGCGACGCTGGCGGCACTGCGGACGATGTATCCGGCCCGGCGGATCTGGTGCGTTTTTCAGCCTCACCAGTTGTCGCGGACCCGGGCGCTAGTGGACGAATTCGCCGCAAGTCTTCACAATGCCGATCGTGTAACGGTCACCGAGGTCTTCGTGGCGCGCGAGACGCCGCTCGAATGTCCTCGGGCCGCGGCCGAGGATTTGGCCCGGCGCGTGCGCGCTTATGGCACGGAAGTCTTGCCTGATTCGCGTCCGGCCGCGATCTTGAACTACATCTGTACCGCCGCGCGTCCGGGTGATGTCGTCATCACCATGGGGGCTGGCGATATTCGGAATCGATTTGATGAGCTTGCTGACCGGCTTCGAGCCAATCGCACGTCAGGGTGAGCCGCTGGCGCAGCACACCTGGTTTCGCCTGGGCGGCGCGGCGGAGTATTTCGCCGAACCGCGTACGGTCG from Pirellulales bacterium includes these protein-coding regions:
- the murC gene encoding UDP-N-acetylmuramate--L-alanine ligase: MRDGHAAEGARGVKRTCVSLLPGPESRNACDCGEITNLIAPFHNVSVQQMHPLSLPGQAHLIGIGGAGMQALAQVLLDRGWRLSGSDTSVAGVRWLRDRGVDVHSGHAEAAVCKRSGGVVYSDAVNADNVERQKAARLGLAEFSYPQALGVLMAERRGLAVAGTHGKSTVTAMIAKIMERAGFDPTVICGAAPAGANSGGRGGAGEWLVAEACEYRENFRHLRPELAVVLGIEIDHFDYYSSRAELSAAFRRFVAQVPDAGVVLANADCQATRRATADCRAQRLTFGVSSADADWQARAIKHIHGRYSFEIWHHGARVAEVLLQVPGRHQVVNALAAAAAARAAGVPIEGIVAGLEGFRGLRRRLEFVARAGGIELWDDYAHHPTEVRATLAALRTMYPARRIWCVFQPHQLSRTRALVDEFAASLHNADRVTVTEVFVARETPLECPRAAAEDLARRVRAYGTEVLPDSRPAAILNYICTAARPGDVVITMGAGDIRNRFDELADRLRANRTSG
- the mraY gene encoding phospho-N-acetylmuramoyl-pentapeptide-transferase, which translates into the protein MSEFVADPVMRAMAAAAAAGLFMAGIRPAAIRFLRRCCREPLKSDSARLDALHHAKDGTPTMGGLFLVAAIVLGVVLCGAWRDAGVWLALVVMLGMAAVGAVDDLVKLRTRRAGLGWRGKLLGQLVVAAIPAIGFSAGWCAPADESLLIFPGAGALADSWLIIPWVGLVIVATANAVNITDGLDGLATGCVLCAVLAVGVITTFCITGPQRELIVVAGASAGALIGFWPWNRYPARVFMGNTGSLALGGLLGFLALATGTEMWLPLIGAVFVAEAVSVIVQIVSFKTRRRRVLLCAPLHHHFEFLGWPETKIVRRFCAAATGCAALAVVMNLAGSALLRSLPEAKLAQVAGQTTAQQANSQIPRRLEEGIR
- a CDS encoding glycosyltransferase; translation: MRTARSTRFPLHVVFAGGLTGGHLFPALAVAEQLIAESPDARISFLGPGTALERTEVSRAGYEHLTISCPRAPKGMAQVAGFGYRMLQGYRTALAYLRRQHVSIVVGLGSFGSVPAALAARRLRLPLVLLEQNAIVGRANRRLAPLANLLCLSFDDVARQRGNRSALGRCPTLVTGTPVRAAFRTVRSSAWQRPRLVVTGGSGGARLLNQSVPAALAKLGSQITDWEIIHQTGAADEASTAATYRAAGIRAVVRSFCEDLATVLAHADLAISRAGGSTLAELATMRVPPVLVPLETALDDHQRHNARAFAAAGAAVMVDDATEPVALSKYLAVALAPLVERPWRRRAMQDALRNLARPDAALRISHLIQQFTCGTDRGNCAVAPFAPDSIDAFAA